The sequence AGACTGGGTGCTTGCCCCATTATCGACTAGTGACAAACAAGCCTTTCAGTCACTTTCAGCAGAGCCACAAACCACTAAACACGGCCGCAGCGCTTTAAAAAGCGTTGATGCGTCTATTATGGAAGCGGCCGATGATATTGCCTATGGTGTACATGACCTAGAAGACGCCATAGTTGTTGGTCTTATTCAGCGTGAGCACTGGATGAAGTATATGTTTGACAGGTTGCAGTCTTTAGAAAGCGCTCTGCCTGACTTTAACGCTGAATCACTGACTCATGCACTGTTTTCCGATGATCATTATGAGCGCAAAGGAGCCATTGGTAGCTTGGTCAACCGCCTGGTTACTTCTGCAACCTTGATAAAAACAGACAACGACTTTGAATGTCCGTTGTTACAGTACCAAGTTGCACTTGGAGATGCCGAGAAGCAGTTGCTTAATGCATTAAAAGAATTCATTTTTAAGTGGGTTATTCGCAAACCTGAAATGCAGGCGCAGGAGTTTAAAGGGCAGCAAATAGTCATGGAGTTGTTTGATGTGCTTTCTGTCGAGCCAGAAAGACTGCTTCCAGAAAATACTCGCTTACGCTACCTGCACGAGCAAGAGCATGGAAACAATGCCCCTCGGGTTATTTCAGATTACTTATCCGGCATGACCGACGCTTATGCGGCAAAACTGTATCAACAACTCTTTGCAATAAATCCATCAATTTAAAAGGCCCCGGATAC comes from Idiomarina sp. X4 and encodes:
- a CDS encoding anti-phage deoxyguanosine triphosphatase — translated: MPWTDRQVNTSSTRPNDTRTPFQRDKARILHSAAFRRLQAKTQVMYVGMHDFPRTRLTHSLEASQIGASLIVHLSHQHPELSASLEFSEPLLESLCLAHDIGHPPFGHGGEIALNYMMRNNGGFEGNGQTFRIVTRLEAYTPEHGMNLTRRTLLGLLKYPVLASQVRREQLPEDVSNFKHLPTRQWLPPKALYNDDTAQLDWVLAPLSTSDKQAFQSLSAEPQTTKHGRSALKSVDASIMEAADDIAYGVHDLEDAIVVGLIQREHWMKYMFDRLQSLESALPDFNAESLTHALFSDDHYERKGAIGSLVNRLVTSATLIKTDNDFECPLLQYQVALGDAEKQLLNALKEFIFKWVIRKPEMQAQEFKGQQIVMELFDVLSVEPERLLPENTRLRYLHEQEHGNNAPRVISDYLSGMTDAYAAKLYQQLFAINPSI